From a single Sulfitobacter faviae genomic region:
- a CDS encoding LysE family translocator, producing the protein MELSHLIAFNIALIASILSPGPAFLIALKTTLSSGRQAGVAVGAGLGLVASFWTLAALLGLEAVFLAFPWAYAIVKTVGAAYLLYVAYGMWRGARAPVTSTVTPARHAFRQGLMINILNPKSVLFAAAVLVVIFPEGMRLSENLLIVANHLIIELAFYTALAFGMSRPAVSQGYLHAKVYFDRIASAVLGLLGLRLLLAR; encoded by the coding sequence ATGGAACTATCACATCTCATCGCCTTCAACATCGCGCTCATCGCGTCGATCCTCAGCCCCGGCCCGGCCTTTCTGATCGCGTTGAAAACGACGCTGAGTTCGGGGCGGCAGGCGGGCGTTGCCGTGGGGGCTGGCCTCGGCCTTGTGGCGTCGTTCTGGACCCTCGCCGCGCTCTTGGGGTTGGAGGCCGTCTTCCTCGCCTTCCCATGGGCCTATGCCATCGTGAAAACCGTGGGCGCAGCCTACCTGCTCTATGTGGCCTACGGCATGTGGCGCGGGGCGCGGGCACCGGTGACAAGCACGGTGACACCCGCCCGCCATGCGTTTCGGCAGGGGCTGATGATCAATATCCTGAACCCCAAATCGGTGCTTTTCGCCGCCGCGGTGCTGGTCGTCATCTTCCCCGAAGGGATGCGGCTGAGCGAGAACCTCTTGATCGTCGCCAATCACCTGATCATCGAACTGGCCTTCTACACCGCATTGGCCTTCGGCATGAGCCGCCCTGCCGTCAGCCAAGGCTACCTGCACGCGAAGGTCTATTTCGACCGCATCGCCTCGGCTGTGCTGGGGCTTTTGGGGCTGCGGCTGCTGCTTGCGCGTTAA
- a CDS encoding ABC transporter substrate-binding protein produces MTLTKMTLAAALLGATTLGAQAADLRIALQSDADVLDPDQSRTFVGRIVYASLCDKLVDITPDLKIIPQLATEWSFSEDGKQLTMKLRDDAVFHDGTPFDAEAVAANIDRSQNMETSRRKSELSSITGVEVLGSHEIRFDLADADATLMAQFADRAGMMVSPTAAEAAGDDFGLNPVCSGPYQFKERVAQDRIVLEKFAEYYDAEEYHFDTVTYLPIPDTTVRLANLQSGDIDMLERLAATDLAQAEGDDSINVESAVSLGYQGITINVANGEKGDNPWGNDKRLRQALSYAIDREAINQVVFNGAFAAGNQPFPPNSPWYSTDYPVPERDVEKAKELLAEAGFADGIDLEVQVPNTTIPLQLMQVVQSMAAEAGINISITSKEFATLLADQSAGDYQASQIGWSGRVDPDGNIHQFMTTEGGINDSKYSNPEVDELLDKARKSNDQDVRRESYTAARAILNEEMPIVYLYHQTWIWALDSDITGFTPYPDGMIRLAGMKKEEG; encoded by the coding sequence ATGACACTGACCAAAATGACACTTGCCGCTGCATTGCTGGGGGCCACGACCCTCGGCGCGCAGGCGGCTGACCTGCGCATCGCGCTGCAATCGGACGCCGATGTGCTGGACCCCGACCAGTCGCGCACCTTCGTGGGCCGCATCGTCTACGCGTCGCTCTGCGACAAGCTGGTGGACATCACACCCGACCTCAAAATCATCCCGCAGCTGGCGACCGAATGGTCCTTTTCCGAAGACGGCAAACAGCTGACCATGAAACTGCGCGACGATGCGGTCTTCCACGATGGCACGCCCTTTGATGCCGAGGCCGTGGCCGCCAACATCGACCGCAGCCAAAACATGGAGACTTCGCGCCGCAAGTCCGAACTTTCCTCCATCACCGGCGTCGAAGTGCTGGGCAGCCATGAGATCCGCTTTGATCTGGCCGATGCCGATGCCACGCTGATGGCGCAATTCGCCGACCGCGCAGGCATGATGGTCTCCCCCACCGCTGCTGAGGCCGCGGGCGATGACTTTGGCCTGAACCCGGTCTGCTCTGGCCCCTACCAGTTCAAAGAGCGTGTGGCCCAAGACCGTATCGTGCTTGAGAAATTTGCCGAATATTACGATGCCGAGGAATACCACTTCGACACCGTCACCTATCTGCCGATCCCCGACACCACCGTGCGTCTGGCGAACCTGCAATCAGGTGACATCGACATGCTTGAGCGTCTGGCCGCGACCGACCTCGCGCAGGCCGAAGGTGACGACAGCATCAACGTGGAAAGCGCCGTGTCGCTCGGCTATCAGGGCATCACGATCAACGTGGCCAATGGCGAAAAGGGCGACAACCCTTGGGGCAACGACAAACGTCTGCGTCAGGCGCTGAGCTATGCGATCGACCGCGAGGCGATCAATCAGGTCGTCTTCAACGGCGCCTTCGCCGCGGGCAACCAGCCTTTCCCGCCAAACTCCCCTTGGTACAGCACCGACTATCCCGTGCCTGAGCGTGACGTGGAAAAAGCCAAGGAACTGCTGGCCGAAGCGGGCTTTGCCGATGGCATCGACCTTGAGGTACAGGTGCCCAACACCACGATTCCGCTGCAACTGATGCAGGTCGTCCAATCCATGGCAGCCGAGGCGGGGATCAACATCTCGATCACCTCCAAGGAATTCGCGACGCTGCTGGCCGACCAGTCGGCGGGTGACTATCAGGCGAGCCAGATCGGCTGGTCGGGCCGGGTGGACCCCGATGGCAACATCCACCAGTTCATGACCACCGAGGGCGGGATCAACGATTCCAAATATTCGAACCCCGAAGTGGATGAGCTGCTCGACAAGGCGCGCAAGTCCAACGACCAAGACGTGCGCCGCGAGAGCTATACCGCTGCCCGCGCGATCCTGAACGAAGAGATGCCGATCGTGTACCTCTACCACCAGACATGGATCTGGGCGCTTGATTCCGACATCACCGGTTTCACCCCCTATCCTGATGGCATGATCCGCCTTGCGGGCATGAAAAAAGAAGAAGGCTAA
- a CDS encoding ABC transporter ATP-binding protein, producing the protein MPSPDTGPDKVLLEVRDFSLRFRGAPSDQINHVNFTVHPGKTLCVVGESGCGKSVTSLAMMGLLPAGAATIRSGEMVFEGQKLDIADHTAMRKLRGSRMTMIFQEPMTSLNPAFRIGDQITEAVLAHSDASKSEAEDKALAILKRVGIPAAEKRMRDYPHQLSGGMRQRVMIAMALVNDPALLIADEPTTALDVTIQAQILELIRDLQAETDMGTIMITHDLGVVAEIADTVAVMYAGTIVETGPAERIFNDPQHPYTIGLMSSIPQLSGPRGRLATVPGMVPTTQNMPQGCRFATRCPFAQPICAQEPPLAPLEGGHAVACHFAPLETHLEQSA; encoded by the coding sequence TTGCCCAGCCCCGACACCGGTCCCGACAAGGTTTTGCTCGAAGTGCGCGACTTCAGCCTGCGCTTTCGCGGCGCGCCGAGCGACCAGATCAACCATGTGAATTTTACCGTCCACCCGGGCAAGACGCTCTGCGTCGTCGGGGAAAGCGGTTGTGGGAAAAGCGTGACCTCGCTGGCGATGATGGGCTTGCTGCCGGCCGGTGCGGCGACCATCCGCTCGGGCGAGATGGTTTTCGAAGGTCAGAAGCTCGACATCGCCGACCACACTGCCATGCGCAAGCTGCGCGGCAGTCGGATGACAATGATTTTTCAAGAGCCCATGACCTCGCTCAACCCCGCCTTCCGCATCGGCGACCAGATCACCGAAGCCGTGCTGGCCCATAGCGACGCCAGCAAGTCCGAGGCTGAGGACAAGGCGCTGGCGATCCTCAAGCGGGTCGGCATTCCGGCGGCAGAAAAGCGAATGCGCGACTACCCGCATCAACTCTCCGGCGGCATGCGCCAGCGGGTGATGATCGCCATGGCCTTGGTCAACGACCCCGCGCTCTTGATCGCGGATGAGCCGACGACCGCCCTCGACGTGACCATTCAGGCGCAGATCCTCGAATTGATCCGCGACCTTCAGGCCGAGACCGATATGGGCACGATCATGATCACCCATGACCTTGGCGTGGTGGCCGAAATCGCGGATACCGTGGCCGTCATGTACGCGGGCACGATCGTCGAAACCGGCCCTGCGGAACGCATCTTTAACGACCCGCAGCACCCCTACACGATCGGCCTCATGTCCTCGATCCCGCAACTCAGCGGTCCGCGTGGACGGTTGGCGACCGTGCCGGGCATGGTGCCGACGACGCAGAACATGCCCCAAGGCTGCCGTTTTGCCACGCGTTGCCCCTTCGCCCAGCCCATCTGCGCGCAGGAGCCGCCGCTTGCGCCGCTGGAGGGGGGGCATGCCGTGGCCTGCCATTTCGCCCCGCTGGAGACACATCTGGAGCAGAGCGCATGA
- a CDS encoding indolepyruvate ferredoxin oxidoreductase subunit alpha produces MAERSFKAEVEHLRKGDGDVFTGEGILAITKALLENGVGYVGGYQGAPISHLMDVLADAEELMGELGVRFEANASEAAAAAMLAASVHYPIRGAVTFKGPVGVNVASDALANLSSSGVTGGALVIVGEDYGEGSSIMQERSHGFAMKSQFWMLDPRPNLPSITKAVKDGFELSEASNTPVMLMVRIRSCHVTGSFETRDNQRPPLTVAEAAANPQSDFNRVVLPPMSYLHEKDKIENRWPAAETFIRDNKLNEFFGPEKAPLGMVVQGGMYNSVIRALQRLGLADIHGQTEVPLYVLNVTYPLLRDEFDDFCAGKEHVLVVEEGQPDHIEQQLGSYLYKLDRRVKLHGKDVLPMAGEYTGQVLLDGLAAFLKIAAPEMLPGAVRAPNAEAPAIPDLSQTVPIRPPGFCTGCPERPIFAAMKLTEQELGKHQITGDIGCHLFGCLPPFEIGGSTMGYGLGPASNAAFDGGGDKRVISILGDGGFWHNGLSTSIGNMVFNKSDSVAVIVDNYYSAATGGQDVMSSRAHNDTKSTNNPISKALKGVGVEWVRQIDRTYDVGKLREVLREALTTDYKGPKVIVASSECMLNKQRREKPKRNQAIRDGRRMEVPRFGVDADVCTGDHACIRLSGCPSLSLKRLDDPLRDDPVAHIDQTCVGCGNCGEVADTAVLCPSFYQADVVHNPTKFERWRAEKTGQIIRWLQDRRDAKRLRNEGVAT; encoded by the coding sequence ATGGCCGAACGTTCGTTCAAGGCAGAGGTGGAACATCTGCGCAAGGGAGACGGCGACGTCTTCACCGGCGAGGGCATCCTTGCGATCACCAAGGCGCTCTTGGAGAACGGCGTGGGCTACGTCGGCGGCTATCAGGGTGCGCCGATCAGCCACCTGATGGACGTGCTGGCCGACGCCGAGGAGCTGATGGGCGAGCTGGGCGTGCGCTTTGAGGCCAATGCTTCCGAGGCCGCGGCGGCGGCGATGCTGGCTGCGTCCGTTCACTATCCGATCCGGGGGGCGGTGACCTTCAAGGGGCCGGTGGGGGTCAACGTGGCCTCGGACGCGCTCGCGAACCTCAGCTCGTCGGGCGTGACCGGCGGCGCGCTGGTGATCGTGGGCGAGGACTACGGCGAAGGCTCCTCGATCATGCAGGAGCGCAGCCACGGCTTTGCCATGAAATCGCAGTTCTGGATGCTCGACCCGCGCCCGAACCTGCCCTCGATCACCAAGGCGGTGAAGGACGGGTTCGAGCTGTCCGAGGCCAGCAACACCCCGGTCATGCTGATGGTGCGCATCCGGTCCTGCCACGTCACGGGCAGTTTCGAGACCCGCGACAACCAGCGCCCGCCGCTCACCGTGGCCGAAGCGGCGGCGAACCCGCAGTCGGATTTCAACCGCGTGGTGCTGCCGCCGATGTCCTACCTCCACGAGAAGGACAAGATCGAGAACCGCTGGCCGGCCGCGGAGACATTCATCCGCGACAACAAGCTCAACGAATTCTTCGGCCCCGAGAAGGCGCCCCTGGGCATGGTGGTGCAGGGCGGCATGTATAATTCTGTCATCCGGGCATTGCAGCGGCTGGGGCTCGCCGACATACACGGCCAGACCGAGGTGCCGCTCTACGTGCTGAACGTCACCTACCCGCTTTTGCGCGATGAATTCGACGACTTCTGCGCGGGCAAGGAGCATGTGCTGGTGGTCGAGGAAGGCCAGCCCGACCACATCGAACAGCAGCTTGGCTCCTACCTCTACAAGCTCGACCGCCGGGTGAAGCTGCACGGCAAGGACGTGCTGCCGATGGCCGGGGAATACACCGGGCAGGTGCTGCTGGATGGTCTGGCGGCCTTCCTCAAGATCGCGGCGCCCGAGATGCTGCCCGGTGCCGTGCGCGCGCCCAATGCCGAGGCGCCCGCGATCCCGGACCTGTCGCAAACCGTGCCGATCCGCCCGCCGGGCTTCTGCACCGGCTGCCCCGAACGCCCGATCTTCGCGGCGATGAAACTGACCGAGCAGGAATTGGGCAAGCACCAGATCACCGGCGACATCGGTTGCCATCTCTTCGGCTGCCTGCCGCCCTTCGAGATCGGCGGCTCGACCATGGGCTATGGCCTCGGCCCCGCCTCCAATGCGGCCTTTGATGGCGGCGGCGACAAGCGGGTGATCTCGATCTTGGGCGACGGGGGGTTTTGGCACAATGGTCTGTCGACCTCCATCGGCAACATGGTGTTCAACAAGTCCGACAGCGTCGCGGTGATCGTCGACAACTACTATTCCGCCGCCACCGGCGGGCAGGACGTGATGTCGTCGCGCGCGCATAACGACACGAAAAGCACGAACAACCCGATCTCCAAGGCGCTCAAGGGCGTCGGCGTGGAATGGGTGCGCCAGATCGACCGGACCTATGACGTGGGCAAGCTGCGCGAGGTTCTGCGCGAGGCGCTGACCACCGATTACAAGGGGCCGAAGGTCATCGTGGCCTCCTCGGAATGCATGCTCAACAAGCAGCGCCGCGAGAAGCCGAAACGCAATCAGGCGATTAGGGACGGCCGCCGCATGGAGGTGCCGCGCTTTGGCGTCGATGCGGATGTCTGCACCGGCGATCACGCCTGTATCCGTCTCTCGGGCTGTCCCTCGCTGTCGCTGAAACGGCTCGATGATCCGCTGCGCGACGACCCGGTGGCGCATATCGACCAGACCTGCGTCGGCTGCGGCAACTGTGGTGAGGTGGCGGATACCGCCGTGCTCTGCCCGTCCTTCTATCAGGCCGACGTGGTGCACAACCCGACGAAGTTCGAGCGTTGGCGGGCCGAAAAGACCGGCCAAATCATTCGCTGGTTGCAAGACCGACGCGATGCGAAACGGCTGCGCAACGAAGGAGTGGCGACATGA
- a CDS encoding dihydrodipicolinate synthase family protein produces the protein MTPSIFSGCIPALMTPCTEDRKPDFDALVRMGEKLIADGMSAVVYCGSMGDWPLLTDAERMEGVERLVEAGVPVVVGTGAVNTKLAAEHAAHAQKVGAKGLMLIPRILSRGTSVAAQKDHFKKVLSAAPELPAVIYNSPYYGFATRADLFFALRAEHSNLVGFKEFGGADDLRYAAENITSRDDEVTLMIGVDTTVFHGFVNCGATGAITGIGNVLPREVLHLVALSQAAAAGDAEARQRAQELDAALGVLSSFDEGPDLVLYYKHLMVLEGHAEYALHFNETDALTDSQRGYAEAQYKLFRTWYADWSQQGGAVAEYAA, from the coding sequence ATGACCCCTTCGATTTTTTCCGGCTGCATCCCGGCCCTGATGACCCCCTGCACCGAAGACCGGAAACCTGACTTCGACGCTTTGGTGCGTATGGGCGAAAAGCTGATCGCCGATGGGATGAGCGCGGTGGTCTACTGTGGGTCCATGGGTGATTGGCCGCTGCTGACCGATGCAGAGCGGATGGAAGGCGTCGAGCGCCTTGTTGAGGCGGGCGTGCCGGTGGTTGTGGGCACGGGGGCCGTGAATACGAAGCTGGCCGCCGAACATGCGGCCCATGCGCAAAAGGTTGGCGCAAAGGGGCTGATGTTGATCCCCCGCATCCTGTCGCGCGGCACCTCGGTTGCCGCGCAGAAGGATCACTTCAAAAAGGTTCTCTCGGCGGCGCCTGAGCTTCCTGCCGTGATCTACAACAGCCCCTATTACGGTTTCGCCACCCGGGCCGATCTGTTCTTTGCGCTGCGGGCCGAACATTCCAACCTTGTCGGCTTCAAGGAGTTCGGCGGCGCGGATGATCTGCGCTATGCGGCGGAGAACATCACCAGCCGGGATGATGAGGTCACGCTGATGATCGGTGTGGATACCACCGTCTTCCACGGTTTTGTCAATTGCGGCGCAACTGGCGCGATCACCGGGATCGGCAATGTGCTGCCGCGCGAAGTGTTGCATCTGGTTGCCCTCAGCCAAGCTGCGGCAGCGGGCGATGCCGAAGCGCGCCAGCGGGCACAGGAGCTTGATGCGGCCCTTGGTGTTCTGTCCTCCTTCGACGAGGGGCCGGACCTCGTGCTTTATTATAAGCATCTGATGGTGCTCGAAGGCCATGCGGAATATGCATTGCATTTTAATGAGACCGACGCGCTGACCGACAGCCAGCGCGGCTATGCCGAGGCGCAGTATAAGCTTTTCCGCACATGGTATGCCGATTGGAGCCAGCAGGGCGGGGCGGTCGCCGAATACGCCGCTTAA
- a CDS encoding indolepyruvate oxidoreductase subunit beta family protein, with translation MAPKGALDPVFALAPAAGDVDVLVAAEMMEVGRAVMRGFVTPDRTTLIGSTHRALAVSEKMAPGDGIADADEVRAAAEIAAHKLVLEDMEGLAVGAGSVISASLFGALAGSGALPFPREAYENAIRAGGKGVEPSLRAFAVGFDAAQGKLPETPQTPEEEIKPFSLVGPEKLQAEWAALVDRADRLPEPVRDLALAGLAKVVNFQDCAYGALYLDRLDTVLARDDAAQGWALSAAAAKYIANAMAYDDIIRVADLKTRAPRLSHIRQEMRAGDENLLQLTEYFHPRAEEIAGLMPARLGAKVEASETWMARLNRWFDKGRRLRTDRLPAFLMLHFLGGLKGYRLRTHRHALEVAHLENWLRRCLAEVESDYVLAVELLKCRRLIKGYSDTHARGLGKFDRVMNAVDLLRGRDDAAEWIARLREAALQDADGKALDGAIATVRSFV, from the coding sequence ATGGCCCCCAAGGGCGCGCTGGACCCGGTCTTCGCGCTGGCCCCGGCGGCGGGCGACGTGGACGTGCTGGTCGCCGCCGAGATGATGGAAGTGGGCCGCGCCGTGATGCGCGGCTTCGTGACGCCGGACCGGACGACGCTGATCGGCTCGACCCACCGCGCGCTGGCGGTGAGCGAGAAGATGGCACCCGGCGACGGCATCGCCGACGCCGATGAAGTCCGCGCGGCGGCCGAGATCGCGGCGCATAAGCTGGTGCTTGAAGATATGGAGGGGCTGGCCGTCGGCGCGGGTTCGGTCATCTCGGCCTCGCTCTTCGGCGCGCTTGCAGGCTCCGGCGCGCTGCCGTTTCCACGTGAGGCCTATGAGAATGCGATCCGTGCCGGCGGCAAGGGGGTGGAGCCCTCGCTGCGCGCCTTCGCCGTGGGCTTTGACGCGGCGCAGGGCAAGCTGCCCGAAACACCGCAGACCCCCGAGGAAGAGATCAAACCGTTCAGCCTCGTCGGGCCGGAGAAGTTGCAGGCCGAATGGGCCGCGCTGGTGGACCGGGCCGACCGCCTGCCCGAGCCGGTGCGGGACCTCGCGCTCGCCGGGCTGGCCAAGGTGGTGAACTTTCAGGACTGCGCCTATGGCGCGCTGTATCTCGACCGGCTCGATACCGTGTTGGCCCGCGATGATGCCGCGCAGGGCTGGGCGCTCTCGGCGGCGGCGGCGAAATACATCGCCAATGCCATGGCCTATGACGACATCATCCGCGTGGCGGACCTCAAGACCCGCGCCCCGCGTCTGTCGCACATCCGTCAAGAGATGCGCGCGGGCGACGAGAACCTGCTGCAACTGACCGAATATTTCCACCCCCGCGCCGAAGAGATCGCGGGGCTCATGCCCGCGCGGCTCGGCGCTAAGGTGGAGGCGAGCGAGACGTGGATGGCCCGGCTGAACCGCTGGTTCGACAAGGGCCGCCGTCTGCGCACCGACCGGCTGCCCGCCTTCCTGATGCTGCATTTCCTCGGCGGCCTGAAGGGCTACCGGTTGCGCACCCACCGCCATGCCCTCGAGGTCGCGCATCTGGAGAACTGGCTGCGCCGTTGTTTGGCCGAGGTGGAGAGTGACTACGTCCTTGCCGTGGAGTTGTTGAAATGCCGCCGCCTGATCAAGGGCTATTCTGACACCCACGCGCGGGGTCTGGGGAAGTTCGACCGGGTGATGAATGCCGTCGACCTGCTGCGCGGGCGTGACGACGCGGCGGAGTGGATCGCGCGGCTGCGCGAGGCGGCGTTGCAGGATGCGGATGGCAAGGCGCTCGACGGGGCCATCGCGACCGTTCGATCCTTCGTGTGA
- a CDS encoding ABC transporter ATP-binding protein, which yields MSDTILTARGLKKHFKTSGGGLAKGATVKAVDDVSFDVRRGETFAIVGESGCGKSTLARLLMRLLTPTEGDVKFDGADVRSLSGRDLTALRRDMQFIFQDPFSSLNPRMSVGKLVGEPLETHFPQMSAAERRGKVAELLAKVGLRPEHAERYPHEFSGGQRQRIGIARALASAPKLVIGDEPVSALDVSVQAQVINLLGDLRDELGLTLVIIAHDLAVIRHMSDRVAVMYLGQIVEQGDVDTVYNHPRHPYTRALLSAIPVAAHGARAPQTALEGEMPSPANPPAGCRFHTRCPFAKERCASEPPSLRETRAGEGHVAACHYFEEIAAATPDLGLADAPERAPGAAARFALYQDAMRDRTTLRPRQNQE from the coding sequence ATGAGTGACACAATCCTGACAGCGCGCGGGCTGAAGAAACATTTCAAAACCTCGGGCGGCGGATTGGCCAAAGGGGCCACGGTCAAGGCGGTCGATGACGTTTCCTTTGACGTGCGCCGGGGCGAGACCTTTGCCATCGTCGGCGAATCCGGTTGCGGCAAATCGACCCTTGCGCGGCTGCTGATGCGCTTGCTGACGCCGACCGAGGGCGATGTGAAGTTCGACGGGGCGGATGTGCGCAGCCTTTCGGGGCGCGATCTGACCGCCCTGCGCCGGGACATGCAGTTCATCTTTCAAGACCCCTTCTCATCGCTCAACCCGCGCATGAGCGTCGGCAAGCTGGTCGGTGAGCCGCTGGAGACCCATTTCCCCCAGATGTCCGCTGCCGAGCGGCGCGGCAAAGTGGCCGAACTGCTGGCCAAGGTCGGTTTGCGCCCCGAACATGCCGAACGCTACCCGCATGAATTCTCGGGCGGCCAGCGGCAGCGAATCGGGATCGCGCGGGCGCTGGCCTCGGCCCCGAAACTGGTGATCGGGGATGAGCCGGTCTCGGCCCTCGACGTTTCGGTACAGGCGCAGGTGATCAACCTGCTTGGCGATCTGCGCGATGAATTGGGGCTCACCTTGGTCATCATCGCCCATGACCTCGCCGTGATCCGCCATATGAGCGACCGTGTGGCGGTGATGTATCTGGGGCAAATCGTCGAACAGGGCGATGTCGACACGGTCTATAACCATCCGCGCCACCCCTATACCCGCGCGCTCTTGTCGGCCATTCCGGTGGCCGCCCATGGCGCGCGCGCGCCGCAGACCGCACTTGAGGGTGAGATGCCCAGCCCGGCGAACCCGCCCGCAGGCTGCCGCTTCCACACCCGCTGCCCCTTTGCCAAAGAACGCTGCGCGAGCGAGCCGCCCTCATTGCGCGAGACCCGCGCGGGCGAGGGCCATGTCGCCGCCTGCCATTACTTCGAAGAGATCGCCGCCGCCACGCCGGACCTCGGCCTTGCCGATGCGCCCGAACGTGCCCCCGGGGCCGCCGCGCGCTTTGCGCTTTACCAAGACGCCATGCGGGACCGGACCACGCTCCGCCCCCGCCAAAACCAAGAATAA
- a CDS encoding MarR family winged helix-turn-helix transcriptional regulator gives MTDTPPSGAENAPLDRMGLDNFAPYLMNRIMGRYNAALSAEMAALGLTTPQMRSLAVLSVTDGILIRELAVYAVVQQSTLSRALDALVRDGLVRRETDANDSRATRVYLTDQGREAYARLWPHMAQAYEAMFKGIGTEEKAAFVATLQTMLRNIRKHDF, from the coding sequence GTGACGGATACACCACCTTCCGGGGCCGAGAACGCGCCGCTGGATCGGATGGGGCTCGATAACTTCGCGCCCTATCTGATGAACCGGATCATGGGGCGGTACAATGCCGCCCTGTCGGCGGAGATGGCGGCACTTGGCCTGACCACGCCGCAGATGCGCTCGCTCGCGGTGCTGTCGGTGACCGACGGCATCCTGATCCGCGAGTTGGCGGTTTACGCGGTGGTGCAGCAATCGACGCTGAGCCGCGCGCTCGACGCGCTGGTGCGCGACGGTCTGGTCCGGCGCGAGACCGATGCCAACGACAGCCGCGCCACGCGGGTCTACCTGACCGATCAGGGGCGCGAGGCATATGCGCGGCTCTGGCCGCATATGGCGCAGGCCTATGAGGCGATGTTCAAGGGCATCGGTACCGAGGAGAAGGCGGCCTTTGTGGCCACCTTGCAGACCATGCTGCGCAACATTCGAAAACACGATTTCTGA
- a CDS encoding GntR family transcriptional regulator, with amino-acid sequence MTSKPKTAERKRGSGAQFVYSILRDEILDLTLLPGSPIDEIRLSERLSMSRTPIREALVRLASEGLVTTLPNRSTVVSNIDFMNLHTFFDAMTLMYRVTTRLAAQFHTPADMANIRARQVEFAKAVSAQDALSMIATNREFHAEIARAGRNPYYESLCLRLLDEGRRLLRMYYQSFDDQLPSEYVQEHEDLIAAIEARDIGLADSLAATHADQIVRQIQALISRDRRQQIDL; translated from the coding sequence ATGACCAGCAAACCTAAAACGGCGGAACGCAAGCGCGGGTCCGGGGCGCAATTTGTCTATTCCATCCTGCGCGATGAGATACTCGATCTGACCCTCTTGCCGGGCAGTCCGATTGACGAGATTCGTCTTTCCGAGCGGCTGTCGATGTCGCGCACGCCGATCCGCGAGGCTTTGGTGCGGTTGGCTAGCGAGGGGTTGGTGACCACGCTGCCAAACCGTTCGACCGTGGTGTCGAATATCGACTTCATGAACCTGCACACTTTCTTTGACGCGATGACATTGATGTACCGTGTCACCACGCGTCTTGCGGCGCAGTTTCATACGCCGGCGGATATGGCCAATATTCGCGCGCGGCAGGTGGAGTTCGCCAAGGCCGTGTCGGCACAGGACGCGCTGTCGATGATCGCGACGAACCGGGAGTTCCATGCCGAGATCGCCCGGGCGGGGCGAAACCCCTATTACGAATCGCTTTGTCTGCGGCTTTTGGATGAAGGGCGCCGGTTGCTGCGGATGTATTACCAGTCCTTCGACGATCAGCTTCCCAGTGAGTATGTGCAGGAGCATGAGGATCTGATCGCGGCCATCGAGGCGCGCGACATCGGCCTAGCGGATTCTTTGGCCGCGACCCATGCGGATCAGATCGTGCGGCAGATTCAGGCGCTGATTTCGCGGGATCGGCGGCAGCAGATCGACCTTTAA